A section of the Mesobacillus jeotgali genome encodes:
- a CDS encoding stage V sporulation protein AB — MTINILFIILIGLASGLAVGSGFVAFLSVLGVIPRLTQLTKTIKLISWYEWAVVLGALLGTVGSLRDPELTLSPFTAIPLGLTGGIFVGMLAAALTEVLNVLPILAKRIRVDDKLETLLMAIVLGKVFGSLFHWVYFIGR, encoded by the coding sequence ATGACGATTAATATCTTGTTCATTATTCTAATCGGGCTGGCGAGCGGGCTGGCAGTGGGATCTGGGTTTGTTGCATTTTTGTCGGTTTTGGGAGTGATCCCCAGGCTTACTCAGCTCACAAAAACAATTAAGCTGATTTCCTGGTATGAATGGGCTGTGGTACTTGGAGCATTGCTTGGTACAGTTGGAAGCCTGAGAGATCCTGAGTTGACCTTATCTCCTTTTACTGCAATCCCTCTTGGCCTGACAGGAGGCATTTTTGTAGGCATGCTGGCAGCAGCATTAACCGAAGTATTGAATGTACTGCCGATTCTGGCAAAAAGAATCAGGGTGGACGACAAACTAGAAACTTTGCTTATGGCCATCGTTTTGGGTAAGGTATTTGGCTCATTGTTCCACTGGGTTTACTTTATAGGGCGATAA
- a CDS encoding stage V sporulation protein AA, whose translation MEKTIYIRMRNRVQVKPEELLLLKDIAQIIASEDIYQNLASLQVKKISPKDHIHIIDVMKVIHFITGIYPEYEVQTVGPPQTIIEVIYKKKGLSIPFFILVWFLLFFGAAMTIMNFHEDVSMQTVHQRLYFIMTGKVVAKPLLFQIPYSIGIGVGMILFFNHVFKKRLNEEPSPLEVEMFNYQQSLDQYVIMHENKESVKHLDDD comes from the coding sequence ATGGAAAAAACGATTTATATCCGGATGCGGAATCGCGTCCAGGTAAAGCCTGAAGAATTACTTTTATTAAAGGATATTGCCCAGATCATTGCCAGTGAAGATATATATCAAAACCTGGCATCGCTTCAAGTCAAAAAGATTTCGCCTAAAGACCATATCCATATTATCGATGTTATGAAGGTCATCCATTTCATTACAGGGATATATCCAGAATATGAAGTCCAGACTGTAGGGCCGCCTCAAACGATTATTGAAGTGATCTACAAGAAAAAAGGTTTGTCGATTCCATTTTTTATCCTTGTGTGGTTCTTGCTGTTTTTCGGTGCAGCTATGACGATCATGAACTTTCATGAAGATGTCAGCATGCAAACGGTGCATCAGCGGCTCTATTTTATCATGACGGGAAAAGTAGTCGCCAAACCCCTGTTATTCCAGATTCCTTATTCAATCGGCATTGGTGTTGGCATGATCCTGTTTTTTAACCATGTATTCAAAAAGAGGCTAAACGAAGAGCCCAGCCCCCTGGAAGTGGAAATGTTCAACTATCAGCAATCGCTTGACCAATATGTAATCATGCACGAAAACAAGGAAAGCGTGAAACATCTCGATGACGATTAA
- the sigF gene encoding RNA polymerase sporulation sigma factor SigF, giving the protein MDVEVKKDNSQTYLKDHEVKELILKSQQGDQAARDLIVQKNMRLVWSVVQRFLNRGYEPDDLFQIGSIGLLKSVDKFDLSYDVKFSTYAVPMIIGEIQRFIRDDGTVKVSRSLKETGNKIRKAKDELSKNLGRVPTVKEIAELLELSPEEVIMAQEASRSPASIHETVYENDGDPITLLDQIDNGEEGRWFDKIALKEAINELDEREKLIVYLRYYKDQTQSEVAARLGISQVQVSRLEKKILQQMKGRMDL; this is encoded by the coding sequence ATGGATGTGGAGGTAAAAAAGGATAATAGCCAAACTTATCTTAAGGACCATGAAGTCAAAGAACTGATTTTGAAAAGCCAGCAGGGAGACCAGGCTGCCAGGGACTTGATTGTCCAGAAAAACATGCGCCTCGTTTGGTCCGTCGTCCAACGCTTCCTTAACAGAGGGTATGAGCCAGACGATCTGTTTCAAATCGGCAGCATCGGCCTTTTAAAATCAGTTGATAAATTTGACCTCTCGTATGATGTGAAATTTTCAACGTATGCCGTTCCGATGATTATTGGAGAAATCCAGAGATTTATCAGGGATGACGGTACCGTGAAGGTCAGCAGGTCGCTGAAGGAAACAGGCAATAAAATCAGGAAAGCAAAAGATGAGCTTTCCAAAAACCTTGGCAGGGTACCGACTGTCAAAGAAATTGCCGAGCTGCTCGAGCTATCACCAGAAGAGGTGATCATGGCACAGGAGGCAAGCCGGAGCCCGGCATCTATTCATGAAACCGTGTACGAAAACGACGGTGACCCAATTACCCTGCTGGACCAGATCGATAATGGGGAAGAAGGACGCTGGTTCGATAAAATTGCCTTAAAAGAGGCAATCAACGAACTGGATGAACGGGAAAAACTAATCGTATATTTGCGCTACTATAAGGATCAAACCCAGTCAGAAGTCGCAGCCCGGCTTGGAATCTCCCAGGTTCAGGTTTCCCGCTTGGAAAAGAAAATATTGCAGCAAATGAAAGGCCGAATGGATCTTTGA
- the spoIIAB gene encoding anti-sigma F factor yields the protein MKNEMNLHFSALSQNESFARVTVAAFIAQLDPTMDELTEIKTVVSEAVTNAIIHGYESDPDGKVFISVLLQDGSIEMLIKDEGIGIPDIDEAMQPLYTSKPELERSGMGFTIMENFMDEVQVRSEPGFGTEIRLKKHLSKSKALCN from the coding sequence ATGAAGAATGAAATGAATCTTCATTTTAGCGCGTTAAGCCAAAACGAATCATTCGCCCGCGTTACCGTTGCTGCCTTTATTGCGCAGCTGGATCCAACTATGGACGAACTGACAGAAATCAAAACAGTAGTCTCAGAAGCGGTAACAAATGCAATCATCCATGGATATGAGAGCGATCCGGACGGAAAGGTGTTTATTTCCGTTCTGCTCCAGGATGGTTCTATCGAAATGCTCATTAAAGATGAAGGAATAGGGATTCCAGATATCGATGAAGCCATGCAGCCTCTTTATACATCAAAGCCAGAACTGGAACGGTCCGGTATGGGTTTTACGATAATGGAAAATTTCATGGACGAAGTACAAGTGAGATCAGAGCCCGGCTTTGGGACAGAGATTCGTTTGAAAAAGCACCTGTCAAAGAGCAAAGCGCTGTGCAATTAA
- the spoIIAA gene encoding anti-sigma F factor antagonist, with protein sequence MSLNIDMEVKHDVLLIRVSGELDHHTADQLREQATKALENEGVRHIVMNLEHLTFMDSSGLGVVLGRYKQIKQLHGEMVVCAISPPIKRLFDMSGLFKIIRLEPSEEFALERLGVA encoded by the coding sequence GTGAGTCTTAACATTGATATGGAAGTGAAGCATGATGTCTTATTGATCCGAGTGAGTGGTGAATTGGATCACCACACCGCAGACCAGCTTCGCGAGCAGGCAACAAAAGCCCTTGAAAACGAAGGAGTCCGTCACATTGTCATGAACCTCGAACACCTCACCTTTATGGATAGTTCGGGATTGGGTGTAGTTTTGGGAAGATATAAACAAATTAAACAGCTTCATGGAGAAATGGTAGTATGCGCAATCTCACCGCCAATCAAAAGATTATTTGATATGTCGGGCTTATTCAAGATCATCCGTCTTGAACCGTCGGAAGAATTTGCATTAGAGAGATTGGGGGTAGCTTGA
- a CDS encoding D-alanyl-D-alanine carboxypeptidase family protein: MKKFTSLLLVFMLGAAFISPKGYANEGDPGLANDASSAILIERDTGQVLFDKNSHEKLPPASMTKIMTMLLIMEALDEGRLKLDEKVRASEYAASMGGSQIFLEPGEEMTVEQLLKGIAIGSGNDAAVAMAERIGGSEETFVKMMNKKVKELGLKDTYFKNTTGLPVDGHYSSSYDMAMMAKELLKYEKITKYTGTYEDYLREDSEKKFWLVNTNKLVRFYPGVDGLKTGFTNEAKYCLTATAQKDGMRAIAVVFGAPTSKARNAQVTKMLDYAFSQYQTHPMFKKGQPLGKAVISKGDKKTINAVTSESVSLLTKKGVDIKDVKQKITLNKSIKAPVQKGDKVGTLKLVKDGKTVSESPLVADTSVKKASWWILYKRSFGMFTRAGSQ; encoded by the coding sequence CTGAAAAAGTTTACGAGTTTACTGCTTGTTTTTATGCTGGGTGCAGCATTTATATCCCCTAAAGGATATGCCAATGAAGGAGACCCGGGACTGGCCAATGATGCCAGTTCAGCTATTTTGATTGAGCGTGATACAGGGCAGGTACTGTTTGATAAAAACAGCCATGAAAAGCTCCCGCCGGCAAGCATGACAAAAATCATGACAATGCTGCTGATCATGGAAGCACTGGATGAAGGAAGGCTGAAGCTAGACGAAAAAGTCCGCGCAAGTGAATATGCCGCTTCAATGGGAGGATCTCAGATATTCCTGGAGCCAGGTGAAGAAATGACAGTTGAGCAATTGCTCAAAGGAATCGCTATCGGATCAGGTAATGATGCTGCAGTGGCGATGGCAGAGCGCATTGGTGGATCTGAAGAGACCTTTGTAAAAATGATGAACAAGAAGGTAAAAGAACTTGGCTTAAAAGATACCTATTTTAAAAATACTACCGGACTGCCTGTCGATGGACATTATAGCTCGTCATATGATATGGCCATGATGGCAAAAGAGCTTCTTAAGTACGAAAAAATAACCAAGTATACAGGTACGTATGAAGATTACCTGCGTGAGGATTCAGAAAAGAAATTCTGGCTTGTCAATACGAATAAGCTTGTCCGTTTTTACCCGGGAGTCGATGGTCTGAAAACGGGTTTTACAAATGAAGCAAAATATTGTCTTACAGCCACTGCCCAAAAGGATGGCATGCGTGCAATCGCAGTCGTGTTTGGAGCACCTACCTCCAAAGCGAGGAATGCCCAGGTAACGAAGATGCTGGATTATGCTTTCAGCCAGTACCAGACACATCCAATGTTCAAGAAAGGGCAGCCGCTTGGAAAAGCAGTAATCAGCAAGGGAGACAAAAAGACAATAAACGCGGTCACTTCTGAAAGTGTTTCACTGCTCACAAAAAAAGGAGTAGACATCAAGGATGTCAAACAGAAGATTACGCTGAACAAAAGTATAAAAGCTCCGGTACAAAAAGGAGATAAAGTAGGAACACTTAAGCTTGTAAAAGACGGCAAGACCGTCTCAGAAAGCCCTCTGGTAGCGGATACATCAGTGAAGAAAGCAAGCTGGTGGATCCTGTATAAGCGTTCCTTTGGTATGTTTACGAGAGCAGGAAGCCAATAA
- a CDS encoding pyrimidine-nucleoside phosphorylase: protein MRMVDVIEKKRDGHELSTEEIQFFIDGYTNGSIPDYQVSALTMAIFFQGMTEKERADLTMAMVESGDQIDLSAIEGVKVDKHSTGGVGDTTTLVLGPLVAAVGVPVAKMSGRGLGHTGGTIDKLESVEGFHVEIDNEEFIDLVNKNKIAVIGQSGNLTPADKKLYSLRDVTATVDSIPLIASSIMSKKIAAGADAIVLDVKTGAGAFMKTLEDSRELAKAMVRIGNNVGRRTMAVISDMSQPLGFAIGNALEVKEAIDTLKGEGPEDLTELCLTLGSHMVFLAGKAESLGAARSKLEEAIQNGSALETFKVFLSSQGGDASVVDHPEKLPQAKYTFELEAKDAGYVSEIVADEVGTAAMLLGAGRATKESEIDLAVGLMLRKKIGDKVEKGESLLTIYSNFEDVNEVKEMLYENIKITGGHVDAPVLIHEEITE, encoded by the coding sequence ATGAGAATGGTTGACGTAATAGAGAAAAAGCGTGACGGACATGAGTTATCAACCGAAGAAATTCAGTTTTTTATTGATGGTTATACAAATGGAAGTATACCTGACTATCAGGTGAGCGCATTGACAATGGCGATTTTTTTCCAGGGGATGACGGAAAAAGAACGTGCTGACCTTACAATGGCAATGGTGGAGTCAGGAGACCAGATCGACCTTTCAGCGATTGAAGGTGTTAAAGTCGATAAGCACTCTACAGGCGGTGTAGGGGATACAACCACTCTTGTTCTGGGTCCATTAGTTGCTGCAGTTGGTGTCCCAGTAGCCAAAATGTCTGGCCGCGGCCTAGGGCATACTGGCGGTACGATCGATAAGCTTGAATCAGTCGAAGGCTTCCATGTTGAAATTGACAATGAAGAATTCATTGACCTAGTTAATAAGAATAAGATTGCTGTCATCGGTCAAAGCGGAAATCTCACTCCGGCCGATAAGAAGCTTTATTCTTTACGTGATGTAACAGCTACAGTGGACAGCATTCCTTTGATTGCCAGCTCCATCATGAGCAAGAAAATCGCTGCAGGAGCCGATGCGATCGTTCTTGACGTTAAAACTGGAGCAGGAGCATTCATGAAGACTCTGGAAGATTCACGTGAATTGGCAAAAGCAATGGTTAGAATCGGAAACAATGTTGGCCGCAGGACGATGGCTGTCATTTCTGATATGAGCCAGCCGCTTGGGTTTGCTATCGGAAACGCACTGGAAGTTAAGGAAGCAATCGATACTTTAAAAGGTGAAGGTCCTGAAGATTTAACAGAGTTATGCCTGACACTAGGAAGCCACATGGTTTTCCTTGCAGGAAAAGCAGAATCTCTTGGAGCAGCACGCAGCAAGCTGGAAGAAGCCATCCAAAACGGCTCTGCACTTGAAACATTCAAGGTATTCCTTTCCTCTCAGGGCGGTGATGCATCTGTTGTCGATCATCCGGAAAAGCTTCCGCAGGCTAAGTATACATTTGAACTTGAAGCCAAAGATGCTGGATATGTTTCTGAAATCGTCGCTGATGAGGTGGGTACAGCTGCAATGCTACTAGGGGCAGGCAGAGCAACAAAGGAATCAGAAATCGATTTGGCAGTCGGCCTGATGCTTCGCAAGAAAATTGGTGACAAGGTAGAAAAGGGAGAATCCCTTCTTACTATCTATAGTAATTTTGAGGATGTTAATGAAGTAAAAGAAATGCTTTATGAGAACATAAAAATCACTGGCGGACACGTTGATGCGCCAGTCCTCATACACGAGGAAATCACTGAATAA
- a CDS encoding purine-nucleoside phosphorylase translates to MEYNQIQTAASFISGKLKQQPKIGLILGSGLGVLADDISDPVKIPYNEIPGFPVSTVEGHAGQLVCGQLSGVEVIAMQGRFHYYEGYSMDKVTFPVRVMKELGVDKLIVTNAAGGVNESFEPGDLMIITDHINNMGTNPLIGPNDSRFGVRFPDMSEAYSKNLRGIAKEVAEKNNLTIKEGVYLGNPGPVYETPAEVRMIRTLGGDAVGMSTVPEVIVAKHSGIEVLGISCISNMAAGILDQPLSHDEVIETTEKVKSSFLLLVNEIVKTIGQK, encoded by the coding sequence ATGGAATATAATCAAATTCAAACAGCAGCATCTTTTATTAGTGGAAAATTAAAGCAGCAGCCGAAAATCGGCTTGATTCTTGGCTCAGGACTGGGTGTTCTTGCTGACGACATTTCAGACCCTGTCAAGATTCCTTACAACGAGATCCCAGGCTTCCCGGTTTCTACAGTGGAAGGTCATGCAGGCCAATTAGTTTGCGGGCAGCTTAGCGGCGTGGAAGTCATCGCGATGCAGGGCCGTTTTCATTACTATGAAGGCTATAGCATGGATAAGGTAACTTTCCCGGTTCGTGTCATGAAGGAACTTGGTGTTGATAAGCTGATTGTTACAAACGCAGCTGGCGGGGTCAACGAAAGCTTCGAGCCAGGGGATTTGATGATCATTACAGACCATATAAACAATATGGGTACAAACCCATTGATAGGGCCAAATGATTCTAGATTCGGTGTTCGCTTCCCAGATATGAGCGAAGCCTACTCAAAGAATTTGAGAGGTATTGCAAAAGAGGTCGCTGAAAAGAATAATCTTACAATTAAAGAGGGCGTATATCTTGGAAATCCTGGACCTGTATATGAAACACCGGCTGAAGTAAGAATGATCCGTACGCTGGGTGGAGACGCAGTAGGAATGTCTACCGTGCCTGAAGTCATTGTTGCGAAGCATTCAGGAATTGAGGTGCTTGGAATTTCCTGTATCTCAAACATGGCAGCAGGCATCCTCGATCAACCGTTAAGCCATGATGAAGTAATCGAAACAACGGAAAAGGTGAAGTCTAGTTTCCTTTTACTTGTGAATGAGATTGTAAAAACAATAGGTCAAAAATAA
- the deoB gene encoding phosphopentomutase, which yields MSNTYKRVFLIVMDSVGIGEAPDAEKFGDKGSHTLGHIGEKMNGLNMPNMGKLGLSNIEEIQGISPAEKPLAFYTKMEEASNGKDTMTGHWEIMGLNIQTPFQVFPDGFPDELISELESRTGRKVIGNKPASGTEILVELGEEHMKTGALIVYTSADSVLQIAAHEEIVPIEELYDICKIARELTLDEKYMVGRVIARPFLGEPGNFKRTSNRHDYALKPFDRTVMNELKDAGLDVLAIGKISDIYDGEGVTESLRTVSNMDGMDKLLQTLEQDFTGLSFLNLVDFDALFGHRRDPEGYGKALEEYDARLPEVFEKLKEDDLLIITADHGNDPVHHGTDHTREYVPLLVYSKGMKEGKELPVRKTFADIGATVAENFKVKMPEHGTSFLKELN from the coding sequence ATGTCGAATACATATAAGCGAGTATTTTTGATTGTCATGGATTCAGTCGGGATTGGTGAGGCACCTGATGCAGAAAAGTTCGGGGATAAAGGTTCCCATACACTTGGCCATATCGGTGAGAAAATGAACGGATTGAACATGCCGAATATGGGTAAGCTCGGTCTTAGCAACATTGAGGAGATTCAAGGAATCAGCCCTGCTGAAAAGCCGCTGGCATTCTATACAAAGATGGAAGAGGCTTCAAATGGCAAGGACACAATGACAGGACATTGGGAGATCATGGGCTTGAATATCCAGACTCCGTTCCAGGTGTTCCCTGATGGCTTCCCTGATGAACTGATTTCTGAGCTTGAATCCCGCACTGGCAGGAAAGTAATTGGAAACAAACCGGCAAGCGGAACCGAAATCCTTGTTGAGCTTGGTGAAGAGCACATGAAGACAGGTGCTTTGATTGTTTACACTTCAGCAGATTCGGTATTGCAGATCGCTGCCCATGAAGAAATCGTCCCAATAGAAGAGCTCTATGATATATGCAAGATTGCCAGGGAACTGACACTTGATGAAAAGTATATGGTCGGCAGAGTCATTGCAAGACCATTTCTCGGTGAACCAGGTAACTTTAAACGTACATCAAACCGTCATGATTATGCACTGAAGCCATTTGACAGAACTGTCATGAATGAATTGAAGGATGCAGGACTCGACGTACTGGCAATCGGTAAAATTTCGGATATTTATGACGGCGAAGGGGTAACTGAATCGCTTCGTACAGTGTCAAATATGGATGGAATGGATAAACTCCTTCAGACATTGGAACAGGACTTCACTGGATTGAGCTTTTTGAACCTGGTTGATTTCGATGCGCTGTTCGGGCATCGACGTGACCCAGAAGGCTATGGCAAGGCACTTGAAGAATATGATGCACGCCTGCCGGAAGTATTTGAAAAACTGAAAGAAGATGACCTGCTCATCATTACGGCAGATCACGGTAATGATCCGGTTCACCACGGAACAGACCACACACGTGAATACGTGCCGCTGCTTGTTTATTCAAAGGGAATGAAGGAAGGGAAAGAACTGCCTGTCCGTAAAACCTTTGCTGACATAGGCGCGACAGTTGCGGAGAACTTTAAAGTAAAAATGCCGGAACACGGAACTAGCTTCCTAAAGGAATTGAACTAA
- the xerD gene encoding site-specific tyrosine recombinase XerD codes for MEDRLDDFIHFLVVEKGLSKNTIVSYKRDLNSYINYLKNVEKLKDLNEVQRPQIVHFLKFLKDTGKSSKTLARHIASIRAFHHFLLREKAVDHDPTVHIESPQHERSLPKVLSMEEVETLLDSPKLTDPFGYRDKAMLEMMYATGIRVSELIGLKLSDVHLTMGFVRCMGKGSKERIIPIGKTASDAIEQYLEKGRPKLASKKHRDDSLFLNHHGKGLTRQGFWKILKRLASDSGIEKELTPHTLRHSFATHLLENGADLRAVQEMLGHADISTTQIYTHVSKTRLKDVYTKFHPRA; via the coding sequence ATGGAAGACAGGCTCGACGACTTTATCCACTTTCTTGTAGTTGAAAAGGGACTCTCAAAGAATACGATTGTGTCCTATAAAAGAGACTTGAATAGCTATATTAATTATCTGAAGAATGTTGAAAAGCTGAAGGACTTGAATGAGGTCCAGCGTCCACAGATTGTCCACTTCCTTAAGTTTTTGAAAGATACAGGGAAATCCTCAAAAACATTGGCAAGGCATATTGCCTCAATCCGGGCTTTTCACCATTTCCTCCTCCGGGAAAAGGCTGTTGACCATGATCCAACTGTCCACATCGAGAGTCCCCAGCATGAACGCTCTTTGCCTAAGGTTCTTAGCATGGAGGAGGTTGAGACTCTTCTTGACAGCCCAAAATTGACAGACCCTTTCGGCTATCGGGATAAAGCGATGCTTGAAATGATGTATGCTACTGGTATCCGTGTCAGTGAACTAATTGGGCTTAAATTGTCTGATGTACACCTGACAATGGGGTTTGTACGCTGTATGGGAAAAGGGAGCAAGGAAAGGATCATCCCGATTGGGAAGACGGCATCTGATGCAATTGAACAGTATCTTGAAAAAGGGAGGCCAAAACTCGCTTCCAAAAAACATAGGGATGATTCTTTATTTTTAAATCACCATGGGAAGGGTTTGACGCGTCAGGGTTTTTGGAAAATCCTTAAACGGCTCGCTTCAGACTCGGGGATTGAAAAGGAATTGACGCCGCATACTCTGCGGCATTCATTTGCTACCCACCTGCTTGAAAATGGAGCAGATCTTCGGGCTGTCCAGGAAATGCTGGGACATGCAGACATCTCCACCACACAAATATATACCCATGTGTCAAAGACCAGATTAAAGGATGTTTATACAAAGTTCCATCCTCGGGCATAA
- a CDS encoding YqzK family protein: MKSWIGLVVHTLKVFILFTGCTILFYYGIMWINEEYESYHRYDAPEGAAIKVSGTFVKEEGNMLERLILFYLNGE; the protein is encoded by the coding sequence ATGAAATCGTGGATTGGTTTGGTCGTGCATACATTAAAGGTGTTCATCTTGTTCACAGGATGCACAATTCTATTTTATTATGGTATCATGTGGATTAATGAAGAATATGAAAGTTATCATCGCTATGATGCACCTGAGGGAGCAGCCATCAAGGTGTCAGGAACATTTGTTAAAGAAGAAGGAAACATGCTTGAAAGGCTGATACTGTTTTATCTGAATGGAGAGTAA
- the fur gene encoding ferric iron uptake transcriptional regulator: MENRIERIKKQLHSSSYKLTPQREATVRVLLEHEEDHLSAEDVYLLVKEKAPEIGLATVYRTLELLTELKIVDKINFGDGVSRYDLRQEGAAHFHHHLVCIECGAVDEIQDDLLEDVEEIVERDWKFKIKDHRLTFHGICHRCQEKDTAATE, translated from the coding sequence ATGGAAAACAGAATCGAGAGAATTAAGAAACAGCTGCATTCGTCCAGCTATAAATTAACGCCTCAGCGTGAGGCTACCGTTCGCGTCCTGCTTGAACATGAAGAAGACCACTTGAGTGCTGAAGATGTTTATTTGCTTGTCAAAGAGAAAGCTCCTGAAATCGGACTGGCAACCGTATACCGGACACTTGAATTGCTTACTGAACTGAAAATTGTCGATAAAATCAATTTTGGGGACGGAGTGTCCCGATATGATCTCCGCCAGGAAGGCGCTGCCCATTTCCATCATCACCTGGTCTGCATCGAATGCGGGGCTGTGGATGAAATCCAGGACGATCTTCTCGAAGACGTTGAAGAAATCGTTGAAAGAGACTGGAAATTCAAAATCAAAGACCATCGCCTGACTTTCCATGGCATTTGCCACAGATGCCAGGAGAAAGATACGGCAGCAACAGAATAA
- the spoIIM gene encoding stage II sporulation protein M has protein sequence MKKRRYQDVAVNHLREYSSIYLFVIVLFLMGVIFGAVIVNSLSFTQKEDLFYYLSQFFGQAASGKVADGRDLFLQSFMHNGKFIGLIWILGVSIIGLPVILVLLFMKGMVVGFTVGFLVNQMQWDGFLLSFVSILPQNFIIIPVFIITAAMAVTFSLKMIRNQFMKKISQPIMPQFFRYIFSFIAALVFLAVAAGVEAYLSPAFLKAVINSIN, from the coding sequence ATGAAGAAACGAAGGTACCAGGACGTCGCAGTAAACCATTTACGAGAATATTCCTCAATCTATCTTTTTGTCATAGTCCTGTTCTTGATGGGCGTGATCTTTGGGGCAGTGATTGTAAATAGCCTCAGTTTTACTCAAAAAGAAGATTTATTCTATTATCTATCACAATTTTTTGGACAGGCTGCTTCCGGTAAAGTAGCGGATGGAAGGGATTTGTTTCTGCAAAGCTTTATGCATAACGGCAAGTTTATTGGCCTGATCTGGATTTTGGGTGTTTCTATTATTGGACTTCCAGTTATCCTGGTTCTTCTGTTCATGAAAGGAATGGTAGTCGGTTTCACTGTCGGCTTTCTCGTGAACCAAATGCAATGGGACGGATTCCTGTTGTCCTTTGTTTCCATCCTGCCGCAAAACTTCATCATCATCCCGGTTTTCATCATTACAGCGGCAATGGCGGTTACTTTTTCTTTGAAAATGATCCGCAATCAGTTTATGAAGAAAATCAGCCAGCCGATCATGCCGCAATTTTTTAGATATATCTTTTCCTTTATTGCCGCTCTCGTCTTTCTTGCGGTTGCAGCGGGGGTAGAGGCCTATTTATCCCCTGCTTTCTTAAAAGCTGTTATCAATTCTATAAATTAA